Proteins from a genomic interval of Rhinoraja longicauda isolate Sanriku21f chromosome 16, sRhiLon1.1, whole genome shotgun sequence:
- the arhgap19 gene encoding rho GTPase-activating protein 19, with the protein MEDRGDSTCNIVISTEPSPHSKPIIFDPDFFVEKLRHEKPGVFLELVVSNLTRLIDLPGTEFAQLIGEEEPKLPTNAGFFRSFNFLKRKVKGVVFGAPLTEEGIAQIYQLIEYLYKHLHVEGLFRIPGNVLRQQCLKEALNSGMDIDLDAGEFHPNDVATLLKMFLGELPDTLLSHRHYNAHLKIAGLMVFDTKGKQTVPDKERQIEALQLLFLLLPSVSRNLLKLVLDLLYHTAKQQDKNKMSASNLAFMFAPHILWPKNMVVADLQENITKLNNGVSFLIKHSQKLFRAPAYIRELARLQFTGSRVAVSKDDLDLLPVPDCPDLLSVKGAKRSRLHSVLRREDTQQRTEEALKELFKHVSNMPDSAKKKKLVRQFNKGSASGTPDGFASPRTKKHVRSRTFGGLIKRKVLGGQHDPDGTSQMPIAGVATPSCQHQAAQGKENLAQRPLELMSPHLSHNRSKSTDEILSEKASQRRNRMVVTQESAI; encoded by the exons ATGGAGGatcgggg GGACTCCACCTGTAATATTGTGATCAGCACTGAACCATCGCCTCACAGTAAGCCCATCATATTTGACCCGGACTTCTTCGTGGAAAAGCTTCGTCACGAGAAGCCAGGGGTGTTTCTGGAGCTGGTGGTGAGCAATCTTACCCGTCTCATTGACCTACCTGGCACAGAGTTTGCACAGCTCATTGGCGAGGAGGAGCCCAAGTTACCTACCAACGCCGGATTCTTCCGCTCCTTCAACTTCCTGAAACGCAAAG TGAAGGGAGTTGTGTTTGGAGCTCCGCTGACAGAAGAGGGCATCGCTCAGATTTATCAGCTCATTGAATATCTTTACAAAC ATCTGCATGTGGAGGGCCTGTTTCGTATTCCTGGAAATGTATTGCGGCAACAGTGTCTGAAGGAAGCCTTAAACAGCGGGATGGACATCGATCTGGACGCTGGGGAATTTCATCCAAACGATGTAGCGACTCTGCTGAAAATGTTCCTTGGGGAGCTTCCAGATACACTTCTCAGTCACAGGCATTACAATGCTCACCTCAAAATAGCAG GTCTGATGGTATTTGACACCAAGGGGAAACAGACCGTCCCTGACAAGGAGCGGCAGATTGAAGCGCTCCAGCTGCTCTTCCTGTTGCTGCCGTCCGTCAGCCGTAACCTGTTGAAGTTGGTCTTGGACCTGCTGTACCACACTGCCAAGCAGCAGGACAAGAACAAGATGTCCGCCTCCAACCTGGCATTTATGTTCGCCCCACATATTCTCTGGCCAAAGAAT ATGGTCGTTGCTGACCTCCAAGAGAATATCACCAAGCTCAATAACGGCGTGTCTTTTTTGATTAAACATTCTCAGAAGCTTTTTCGG GCACCAGCGTACATTCGAGAACTCGCCAGGCTGCAGTTCACAGGTTCCAGAGTTGCAGTTTCCAAG GatgacctggacctgctgcccgTGCCAGACTGCCCGGACTTGCTCTCGGTGAAGGGGGCGAAGCGGTCCCGGCTGCACTCGGTACTGAGACGTGAAGATACGCAGCAGCGGACGGAGGAAGCCCTGAAGGAACTCTTTAAACATGTCAGCAATATGCCGGACTCTGCCAAGAAGAAGAAGCTTGTGAGACAG TTTAATAAAGGTTCGGCTTCTGGAACTCCTGATGGATTCGCTTCGCCCAGAACCAAGAAACACGTGCGCTCACGGACATTTGGAGGCCTCATTAAG CGTAAAGTGTTAGGTGGTCAACATGACCCAGACGGGACGAGCCAAATGCCAATAGCTGGAGTGGCCACGCCGAGCTGTCAACACCAGGCCGCACAGGGCAAGGAGAACCTGGCTCAG aGGCCACTGGAACTGATGTCGCCGCATCTCAGTCACAACCGATCCAAGTCGACAGATGAGATCCTCAGTGAGAAG